DNA from Amycolatopsis sp. DSM 110486:
GCGTCACCGCGGTCACGGCGCGCTCCAGCACGGCCTGCGAACGCGTGGTGATGAGCGACAGCAGCTCGTCGCCGTCCTGCCCGCCCAGCACAGTCTTGAGCAGCGGGTTCACGCGCGCGGCCGCCACGATGTGGCAGAACGCGGCGGTGACGCCCTCGGCCGCTTCGCCCGGGTGGCGCGCGACGATCTGCCCGACGGTGCCGGCGAGCTTGTCGGTCTCGCGCAGCACGAGGGCCTCGGCCAGCCCGGCCTTGGAGCCCACCTCGTTGTAGACGGTCTGGCGGCTCACACCGAGGTCGGCCGCGAGCCGGCCCATCGTGAGGCTCGCCCAGCCGCCGACGCTCGTCAGCTCGGCCGCTGCCGCGAGCAGCCGCTCCCGCGAGCGCACGCGCCCCGGGGACTCCTCGGCGACACCGGATTTCACGGGAAGTGAGCGTAGCGACGACGGCCTGCGCAGCCACTGACCAGGACGCACCCCTGAATCCGTGTCAAACCGATTTACAAACCCCGTGCGATTGTCTAAGTTGTCACCGCTTGGCCAGGAGCGATCGACCGAGGAGACCGCTCGATGCCCGTCGTCGACAGCCGGCTCGGCGCCGGGGAACAGCCTGGGGCGCCCGAGCGCACCGCCGTGCCCAGTCCCCGGATTCCGCTCGCGCCCGCATCCCTGCCCACGCTCACCCTGTTCGCGGGCGGTCTGGCGGTGTGGGGCACGGCCACCTGGCTCGCGTTGTGCGGCATCGCGCCGCTGTGGGTGACGATCCCGCTGCACGCGCTCGTCACGTTCACGATGTTCACCGTCGCGCACGAGTCGGCCCATCACGCCGCCGGGAAGCTCACGTGGCTCAACGAGGTGCTCGGCCGGCTGGCGATGCTGTTCGTGGCGGCCTACGGCTCGTTCCCGTTCCTGCGCTTCATCCACCTCGAGCACCACCGCAACACCAACGCCGACGCGAGCACGGACCCGGACGCGTGGACTTCGCAGGGTCCGTGGTGGCAGCTGCCGTTCCGCTGGCTGACGATCGACTTCTGGTACGTGCGCTTCTACTCCCGTCGCGTGCACGGCCGCCCGCGCCTCGAGCGCGCGGAGACGCTGGTGGCACTGGTGGCGTTCGCGGCGATGGTGGTGACCGTGGTGGCGTGCGGCCACGGCTGGGAGCTGCTGGTGGTCTACCTCATCCCGCAGCGGCTGGGGCTCGCGCTGCTGGCGTGGTGGTTCGACTGGCTGCCCCACCACGGTCTGGCGGAGAACCGCTTCGGCGCCACGCGGGTGCGCGTGGGGCTGGAGTGGCTGATGACGCCGATCATGCTGTACCAGAACTATCACCTGGTGCACCATCTTCACCCGGCGATCCCGTTCTACCGGTACGTGCGCGCGTGGAACGACAACCGCGACGCGTACCTGGCGCGCGAAGTCCCCATCACCACGGCGTGGGGCCGCGAGCTGACGGCCGCCGAGTACCGCGCGTGGCGGCGGCTCACCGAGTGCTTCGAGAACGAACCCGCGCCGGAACCCTTGCGGCGCGGGCCTCGGCGGTTCCACGCGCTGCGGGTTGTTTCCGTGGAACCGATCGCCCAGGACGCGGTGGCGATCACCTTCGACGTCCCCGAAGAGCTGCGCGAGACGTTCCGGCACGTGCCCGGCCAGCACGTGGTCGTGCGCACGACGGTGGACGGCACCGTGGTCCGGCGCACGTACTCCCTCTGCTCCCCCGCCGGTTCGACGTCGTTGCGGATCGCGGTGAAACGCCGTGCGGGCGGCACTTTCTCGCCGTTCGTGACTTCGCAGCTGAAGCCGGGTGCCGTGCTCGAACTGCTGCCACCTTCAGGCGGGTTCACGCTTTCGCCGTGCCCGGACCGTTCGGCGCACTACGTCGTGCTGGCGGCCGGCAGCGGGATCACGCCGGTGCTGTCGATCCTGTCCAGCGCCCTGCGCGCGGAGGCCCACAGCCGCGCGACCCTGTTGTACGTCAACACTTCCGGCGCGACGACGATGTTCGCCGACGAGATCAGCTCGCTGGCCCGCGAGTGGGCGGGCCGGCTGCACGTGGTCCACTTCCGCACCGACGAACGCGATCCGGACCTGCACGCCCACCGCCCGGTGCGGCACTTCGACACCGTCGGCGAGGCCCTCGCGATCTCCCACGAGCGCTACCGCAGCGGCCGCCTCGACGCGACCCGGCTGCGCGCGCTACTGCAGAACCGCCTTCACCCGGCCAAGGTCGACCAGTGGTTCCTCTGCGGCCCGCGCGGCCTGCTCGACATGGCGCGCCGCACCCTGCGCGAGGCCTACGTCCCCGAAGAGGACGTGCAGTTCGAACTCTTCGCCGGCGCCCCGGCGCGCAGCCCGGAAGGTGCGTCGGCGGCACTGTCGGTCACCGTCGGGCGGCACGTGACGGACATCGTGACGCAGCCGGGCGAAACCGTGCTGGACGCTTCGCTGCGCGCCCGGCTCGACGTGCCGTACTCCTGCACGGGCGGCGCGTGCGGCAGCTGCGTGGCGAAGCTGGTGCGGGGGCGCGTGGACATGGATGTGCAGTACGCGCTCACGGAGGCGGATGTGGCGGACAACCGAATCCTGACGTGCCGGGCCCGCCCGACGACGCCTGAGCTGGCGGTTGACTACGACCGGTGAGCGCTGCTGACGTTGTTGCCCGGCTGACTGGCCTTGAGGTGCTGCGTACGCGCTTGTCGGGTTCTTTGGCGGAAGCCGAGCTGGCCGACGGGTGGGTGGTGGTGAAGCACGCGCCCGGTTCGGCTGTCGCCGAGGCCGCGGGTTTGCGATGGCTGGCTTCGGCTGATGCGGTCTCGGTCGTCGGTGTGCGTGGCTTTGACGAGGAGTGGCTGGTCCTCGACCGGATTGCGCCTTCTCCTGCGACGGTTGCCGCGGCGCGTTCATTCGGCCTGGGTTTGGCCCGGTTGCATTCGGCCGGGGCGCCGGCGTTCGGGTCGCCACCTCCGGGTGGACCGGTGGAGGCTTGGATCGGCCTGGCCCCGATGTCGAACGTGACCGGCGCCGAGTGGCCGCGGTGGTACGCGGAGCAGCGGGTCTTGCCGTACGTTCGGCAGGCGGTGGACTCCGGGGCCCTTGATGCCGCCGAGGCCCGTGTTTTCGGACGGGCCTGTTCGCGGTTCCCCTCCGTTGCCGGCCCTGCCGAGCCGCCTGCACGACTGCACGGGGACCTGTGGAACGGCAACGTTTTGTGGACGTCGGGCAGCGTGTGCCTCATCGACCCGGCCGCCCACGGTGGGCACCGCGAGACGGATCTCGCGATGCTCCACCTGTTCGGCTGCCCGCATTTGGCCGAGGTGATCGCGGCGTACGACGAGGCCACGCCACTCGCCGCCGGCTGGCGCTCGCGGGTGCCGATGCATCAGCTGTTTCCACTGCTCGTGCACACCGTCCTGTTCGGACGGTCGTACGCGGCGCAAGCTCTTGCCGCCGCCCGAGAACTGCTGTGACGGCGGGCCGTCGGATGCTCCGAGCCGGCCCTCGCCAGCTGCTCGCACCGCTCACGCGCACTTTTCTTTCGGCGGTCTTGCTTCGCGCAAACGCTTGCCTTAGCCCGAAACCACTGCGACGACGGGCTGCCAATCGCTGGCGACCGGCGTCCGCTCAGCCGTTCCCGCCGCTCGCACACCGCCCTCTTCAGCAGTGTTGTGTCGCGCGAGCCTTGACCGCGGCGCAGGAACTTGCCGTGACGGCGACCGCTGCCGATTGGCGTTCGCGCCGCCCGCACACACAGCCCTCAGCGGCAGTGTCGTGCCGCGCGAGCCTTGGCCGCGGCGCAGGAACTGCCGTGACGGCAGGCCATCGACGATTGCCGACCGGCGTTCGCCCAGCCGTTCCCACCGCTCGCACACACCGCCTCGTTTGCGCGGTCATACGCGGAGCAAGCCAACCACCCGCGGCCCGCGGAACTACTGTGACGGTGGGCCCTCCATCGCTTCCGTGACCGAGGTGGCGGTGGCCGCGTCTCCGGAAGTGGTGGCGACGATGGTGACCTTTTCGCCGTTGGTGATGCCCGTCGCGGTGGTCGAGTCGATCGTGTAGATCTTCGTGAAGCCGTCGTCGCTCTGGGCGGTGAGGGAGGTGGCGGACAGGGCGGTGACTTTGCCCGTCTGGAGGAATTTCGTCACGTAGGCGCCGCTGTCGTCGGTGGTGGTGAATTCGCCGTGCAGGGCCTGGCCGAGCGAGGCGGCGCCGCGGGGGCCACCCGGACCGCCCTGGCGGGCGCCGGCGCCCGCGCCCGGGCCGGCGGCGGTGGCCGTGCCGGAGTCGGCCGAGCTGCTCGCGATCCAGATCGCGGCGCCGCCACCGACGGCGACCACCGCGGCAACCCCGCCCGCAACCCACTTGCGCCGAGGATTCGGGCCGGGGCTCGAGCTGCCGGGAGTGCCACCCCAAGCGGGCTGCGCAACGTCCTGAGTGGACTGTTCCGAGGTCATCACATGCTCCTTCGACTGGGGGAATTGACCACCACCGTCGAGGCGAACCCTGTGCCGGGACTGTGGCCGTGGTCAGCCCGACCTGTGACCCCGACTTTTCGGACACCCGACATCACAGCGGGCTCACAGGCAGCACACATGCGGCCCACACCCGGCGCCCCCACGCTCGTGTCATGACTCAGCGCGCGAGGACCCGCTTCGGGCGGCTGTCGTTGCGCGCGAAGCTGACCGTGGCGATCGTGGCGCTGTTGTCGCTGGTGTGCCTGGTGATCGGGGTGGTGAGTGAGTTCGCGTTGCGGGCGTTCCTCATCGACCAGACCGACGGGCAGCTCTACGCCGCCGCCGGCCGCGCCCAGGACTTCGCGACGCACGGCGGGCCGCTGGGCGGCCACAACCCGCTCGACGCGCCCGGGCAGGGCGCCGGCACCGTCAACGCCCACTTCTCCGGCGGCCGGCTCATCGACGGCGGCTCGCTGTCCCAGCACGGCCAGCGCGTCACGCTCACCGACGACCAGCTCGCCGCCCTGCAGAGCCTGCCCGCCGACGGCCGCGCCTACACCCGCACCGTCGGCGACCTCGGCGACTACCGCCTCACCGCGACGCCCATCCCCGACGGCGTGGTCGTCACCGGCGTGCCGCTCGAGCCCGTGCAGCAGACGCTGCTCACCGTCGGCCTGATCCTCTTCGGCGTCGCGGCCGCCGGCGTCACGGGCGCGGCCTTCATCGGCGCCTTCGCGGTCCGGCGCACGCTCCGCCCGCTCGACCGCGTCGCCGCGACCGCCGCCCGCGTCTCCGAGCTGCCCCTGGACCGCGGCTACGTGGACCTCTCCGTCCGCGTTCCCGACGGCGACACCGACCCCCGCACGGAAGTCGGCCAGGTCGGCTCCGCGCTCAATCTCATGCTCGGCCACATCTCCGCCGCGCTGGAAGCGAGGCACGCCAGCGAAATGCGCGTACGCCGCTTCGTCGCCGACGCGAGCCACGAGCTGCGTACGCCCCTGGCCGCCATCCGCGGCTACGCCGAGCTCGCCGGTCGCGGCCGCATGCACGTACCCCCGGACGTCGCCCGGTCCATGACCCGCATCGAATCCGAGGCCGACCGCATGACGACGCTGGTCGAAGACCTCCTGCTCCTCGCCCGCCTCGACGCGGGCCGCCCTCTCGACGTCGCCGAAGTCGACCTGGCCCGCCTCGTCGCCGACGCGGTCGGCGACGCCCACGTGGCCGGCCCCTCGCACCGCTGGGAGCTGCGCCTGCCCGACTCCCCCGTGTTGGTCCTGGGCGACGTCCAACGCCTCCACCAGGTCCTCGCCAACCTGCTGGCCAACGCCCGCGTCCACACCCCACCCGGCACCACCGTCGTGACGTCCCTCGCCCGCTCCGCCGACGGCACCGCCGTGATCACCGTCACCGACAACGGCCCGGGCATCCCCCCGGACCTCCTCCCGGCCGTCTTCGAACGCTTCGCCCGCGGCGACTCCTCCCGCTCCCGCGCCGCCGGCTCGACGGGCCTGGGCATGGCCATCGCGGCCGCGGTGCTGGTGGCCCACCACGGCACCATCGAGGTGCACAGCATCCCCGGGCGCACCGAGTTCGCGGTCCGGCTACCGGTCACCGTCCCGGCCCAGCGCACCGACTCACCCGTGGCACAGATCGAAGCCTGACGCCACGGCGGCCATCCACCGCCGACGCCCCGACCCGTCCGCTCCCGCAAGCGGTCCACCTCGCCACGACCATCACGGGCGCCGCACTCGTGGCGCACCGCGGGAGCGTCGAGGCCATCCCCGGCGCACCGAGATCCCGCCCGCTGTCCCGAAACGCGCGCGATTCCCTCACGCAGGTCCACGCCTGACCACGCGACGGACATCACCGCCCGGCACTGTCCGGCCGCGCAGCAAACGTCCTAGCCCGAGGGCTGCCGGCCACGGTCTGGCCAACGCGGCGGCGCACCACGGATCCGTCGAAGCCCACAGCATCCCCCGCCGCGCAGAGTCCTCCTCCCGGTCTCCGTCCCGACCCAGCGCATCAGTCAGCCAGCCGCACAGGCCTGATTCCTCCCCTACCACCCGTGATGTCCGCTCACGCTGTGACATCCCGTCGCACAGGGCGCACACAGGGTGTCCACAAGGCAGGCCCAGGGTGGGGCGCCAGGGTGGCTGTCATGACCGCAGTCGCGATTCCCGCCGCCACACCGAAGCGGGCGGACGTCGCCCGGCCCCGTTGGGTGCGGCCGGCGTTGGCCGTCCTGCTCGCGGGCACGGCGGCGCTGTACCTGGTGGACCTGAGCGCCTCCGGGTGGGCCAACGCGTTCTACTCCGCGGCCGCCCAGGCTGGCGCGCAGAGCTGGAAGGCGTGGTTCTTCGGGTCCAGCGACGCGGCCAACGGCATCACCGTCGACAAAACCCCCGCCGCCCTGTGGGTGATGGGGTTGTCGACGCGGCTGTTCGGCGTGAACGCGTGGAGCGTGCTCGTCCCGCAGGCGCTGATGGGGGTCGGGTCGACGTACCTGCTCTACGCGACCGTCCGCCACACTTCCGGAGCAGCCGCCGGACTGCTGGCGGGGACGATCCTGAGCCTCACCCCGGCGGCCGCGTTGATCTTCCGGTTCAACAATCCCGACGCGCTTTTGGTCCTGCTGCTCATCGCCGCCGCCTATTGCACCGTGCGGGCGATCGAGAAGGCCGGCCCGAAGTGGCTCGCGCTCGCGGGAGTGGCCGTCGGGTTCGGGTTTCTCGCGAAGATGCTCCAGGCGTTCCTGGTGCTGCCCGCGCTGGGCCTCGCCTACCTGATCGCCGCGCCGACGCCGCTGGGCAAACGCTTGCTCCACCTCGCCGGCGCACTGGGAGCCGTCATCGTGTCGGCCGGCTGGTACCTCGCGGTCGTCGCACTGTGGCCGGCCGCGGACCGCCCCTACATCGGCGGCTCCCAGGACAACAGCCTCCTCGGCCTCACCTTCGGCTACAACGGCTTCGGCCGCATCACCGGCGACGAGACCGGCAGCGTCGGCGGCGGACGCGGCGGCGGCTGGGGCACCACGGGTCTGTTCCGCCTGTTCGGCAGCGAAATGGCCGGCGGCATCGCGTGGCTGCTGCCCGCCGCGTTGCTCGCGCTGGGGGCGGGCCTGTGGTTCACGTGCCGAGCACCGCGCACCGACCAAAGCCGCTCGGCGCTCGTGATCTGGGGCGGCTGGCTGCTGGTGACGGCGATCGTCTTCAGTTACATGGGCGGCATCATCCACCCGTACTACACGGTCGCTCTGGCCCCGGCCGTCGCCGCGCTCGTCGGCACGGCCGCGGTCCAGCTGTGGCGCCTGCGCGACGATCCCGCCGCCGCCGGCGTCCTCAGCGGTGGCCTCGCGCTCACGGCCGTGACCTCCTACGTCCTGCTCATCCGCGAACCGTCCTGGCAACCGTGGCTCGCGCCCGCGATCCTGGTCGCCGGGCTGCTCGCGGCCGTGGCGGTGTTCTTCATCAACCAGCTCGGCCGCATCGCCGCACGGGGGCTCGCGGTCCTGGGCCTGGTGACGCTCCTGGCCGCCACCGGTGCGTACACGATCGCCACGGCGGCTACTCCCCACAGCGGCGCCATTCCGTCAGCCGGACCGTCAGTAAGCCGCGGCTTCGGAGGCTTCGGCGGCCCAGGCGGAGGCGGCCGCGGTATGGCCGGCGGCCTCCTCGGCACCGCAACCCCCGGCCCGAACCTCACCGCACTCCTCCAGGCCCCCGGCCACACCTGGACAGCCGCCACTGTCGGCTCCAACAACGCCGCCGGCTACCAGCTCGCGAGCAACCTCCCGGTCCTCGCCGTCGGCGGCTTCAACGGCACCGACCCGTACCCGACCCTCGCCCAGTTCCAGCAGTACGTCCATAATGGACAAATCCACTACTTCCTCGGCGACGGCCTCACGATGCAAGGCAGCACCGGCAGCGACTACGCCCAGCAGATCGCCACCTGGGTCGCCGACAACTACCAGG
Protein-coding regions in this window:
- a CDS encoding fatty acid desaturase encodes the protein MPVVDSRLGAGEQPGAPERTAVPSPRIPLAPASLPTLTLFAGGLAVWGTATWLALCGIAPLWVTIPLHALVTFTMFTVAHESAHHAAGKLTWLNEVLGRLAMLFVAAYGSFPFLRFIHLEHHRNTNADASTDPDAWTSQGPWWQLPFRWLTIDFWYVRFYSRRVHGRPRLERAETLVALVAFAAMVVTVVACGHGWELLVVYLIPQRLGLALLAWWFDWLPHHGLAENRFGATRVRVGLEWLMTPIMLYQNYHLVHHLHPAIPFYRYVRAWNDNRDAYLAREVPITTAWGRELTAAEYRAWRRLTECFENEPAPEPLRRGPRRFHALRVVSVEPIAQDAVAITFDVPEELRETFRHVPGQHVVVRTTVDGTVVRRTYSLCSPAGSTSLRIAVKRRAGGTFSPFVTSQLKPGAVLELLPPSGGFTLSPCPDRSAHYVVLAAGSGITPVLSILSSALRAEAHSRATLLYVNTSGATTMFADEISSLAREWAGRLHVVHFRTDERDPDLHAHRPVRHFDTVGEALAISHERYRSGRLDATRLRALLQNRLHPAKVDQWFLCGPRGLLDMARRTLREAYVPEEDVQFELFAGAPARSPEGASAALSVTVGRHVTDIVTQPGETVLDASLRARLDVPYSCTGGACGSCVAKLVRGRVDMDVQYALTEADVADNRILTCRARPTTPELAVDYDR
- a CDS encoding fructosamine kinase family protein, whose translation is MAEAELADGWVVVKHAPGSAVAEAAGLRWLASADAVSVVGVRGFDEEWLVLDRIAPSPATVAAARSFGLGLARLHSAGAPAFGSPPPGGPVEAWIGLAPMSNVTGAEWPRWYAEQRVLPYVRQAVDSGALDAAEARVFGRACSRFPSVAGPAEPPARLHGDLWNGNVLWTSGSVCLIDPAAHGGHRETDLAMLHLFGCPHLAEVIAAYDEATPLAAGWRSRVPMHQLFPLLVHTVLFGRSYAAQALAAARELL
- a CDS encoding glycosyltransferase family 39 protein translates to MTAVAIPAATPKRADVARPRWVRPALAVLLAGTAALYLVDLSASGWANAFYSAAAQAGAQSWKAWFFGSSDAANGITVDKTPAALWVMGLSTRLFGVNAWSVLVPQALMGVGSTYLLYATVRHTSGAAAGLLAGTILSLTPAAALIFRFNNPDALLVLLLIAAAYCTVRAIEKAGPKWLALAGVAVGFGFLAKMLQAFLVLPALGLAYLIAAPTPLGKRLLHLAGALGAVIVSAGWYLAVVALWPAADRPYIGGSQDNSLLGLTFGYNGFGRITGDETGSVGGGRGGGWGTTGLFRLFGSEMAGGIAWLLPAALLALGAGLWFTCRAPRTDQSRSALVIWGGWLLVTAIVFSYMGGIIHPYYTVALAPAVAALVGTAAVQLWRLRDDPAAAGVLSGGLALTAVTSYVLLIREPSWQPWLAPAILVAGLLAAVAVFFINQLGRIAARGLAVLGLVTLLAATGAYTIATAATPHSGAIPSAGPSVSRGFGGFGGPGGGGRGMAGGLLGTATPGPNLTALLQAPGHTWTAATVGSNNAAGYQLASNLPVLAVGGFNGTDPYPTLAQFQQYVHNGQIHYFLGDGLTMQGSTGSDYAQQIATWVADNYQATTVDGVTVYDLTT
- a CDS encoding cell wall metabolism sensor histidine kinase WalK — encoded protein: MTQRARTRFGRLSLRAKLTVAIVALLSLVCLVIGVVSEFALRAFLIDQTDGQLYAAAGRAQDFATHGGPLGGHNPLDAPGQGAGTVNAHFSGGRLIDGGSLSQHGQRVTLTDDQLAALQSLPADGRAYTRTVGDLGDYRLTATPIPDGVVVTGVPLEPVQQTLLTVGLILFGVAAAGVTGAAFIGAFAVRRTLRPLDRVAATAARVSELPLDRGYVDLSVRVPDGDTDPRTEVGQVGSALNLMLGHISAALEARHASEMRVRRFVADASHELRTPLAAIRGYAELAGRGRMHVPPDVARSMTRIESEADRMTTLVEDLLLLARLDAGRPLDVAEVDLARLVADAVGDAHVAGPSHRWELRLPDSPVLVLGDVQRLHQVLANLLANARVHTPPGTTVVTSLARSADGTAVITVTDNGPGIPPDLLPAVFERFARGDSSRSRAAGSTGLGMAIAAAVLVAHHGTIEVHSIPGRTEFAVRLPVTVPAQRTDSPVAQIEA
- a CDS encoding TetR/AcrR family transcriptional regulator — encoded protein: MKSGVAEESPGRVRSRERLLAAAAELTSVGGWASLTMGRLAADLGVSRQTVYNEVGSKAGLAEALVLRETDKLAGTVGQIVARHPGEAAEGVTAAFCHIVAAARVNPLLKTVLGGQDGDELLSLITTRSQAVLERAVTAVTPVLRAQYPERGLSEEEWSVFAETFVRLLLSHVVQPGGPVERTATSVRWVLGRMLDR